From a single Lewinella sp. LCG006 genomic region:
- a CDS encoding IS630 family transposase codes for MKIKLSQSEYDQLRQIQKHPNLPPRQFRKVTVLIMLHQGHKIKVIEAALGLDDNTIRRYAKAFYEKGFTAYLLDGFTPYSGKLSEEEILLLTAHLEENLYEEAASICEYVQVTFGVIYSVSGMTQLLHRIGFVYKQTKAVASKANEQDQLDFLDDVLPELLEQAVQGEAVVYYADGCHPTHNTKTGRAWIRKGRDFEVDCNSGRKRVNINGAINALKPEHLVYDITDSINAQSTQRLCRQLLKKHPKKKIYLICDNARYNRNKMLQDWAADQRIEFVFLPPYSPNLNLIERLWKFMRKKAISSIYYDTYSKFKDGIIDFLNDTKSHKSELRRLLTLNFRSVGGTSVYAQTT; via the coding sequence GTGAAAATCAAGCTAAGTCAATCCGAGTACGATCAATTACGTCAAATTCAGAAGCATCCGAATTTGCCCCCGCGTCAATTCCGCAAGGTTACGGTCTTGATTATGTTGCATCAGGGACATAAGATCAAGGTCATTGAGGCTGCGCTGGGTTTGGATGATAATACCATCAGACGTTACGCGAAAGCCTTTTATGAAAAGGGATTTACGGCTTACCTCTTGGATGGGTTTACGCCCTATTCAGGAAAATTGAGCGAGGAAGAGATTTTGCTCTTGACAGCTCACTTGGAAGAGAACTTGTACGAAGAAGCCGCTTCCATTTGCGAGTATGTTCAAGTAACCTTTGGCGTTATTTATTCGGTATCTGGTATGACTCAGCTCCTGCATCGCATTGGCTTTGTATACAAGCAGACCAAGGCAGTAGCCAGCAAAGCTAACGAACAAGATCAGCTGGATTTTCTAGATGACGTACTGCCCGAACTTTTGGAACAAGCCGTACAAGGAGAAGCAGTAGTATACTACGCTGATGGCTGTCATCCCACCCATAATACCAAAACGGGGAGAGCTTGGATACGCAAGGGCCGAGACTTTGAGGTGGACTGTAATAGCGGTCGTAAACGGGTAAATATCAACGGTGCGATCAATGCACTTAAGCCTGAGCACTTGGTTTATGACATCACTGATTCTATCAATGCACAGTCTACCCAACGGCTGTGCCGGCAATTATTGAAGAAACATCCAAAGAAGAAAATATATCTGATCTGCGATAATGCCCGCTATAATCGCAATAAAATGCTTCAGGACTGGGCCGCTGATCAGCGCATAGAATTTGTATTTCTACCCCCTTATTCTCCTAATTTGAATCTAATAGAGCGGCTTTGGAAGTTTATGCGTAAAAAAGCCATCAGCTCTATTTACTACGATACGTATTCAAAATTCAAAGACGGAATAATTGATTTTCTCAATGACACTAAGTCACACAAGTCAGAGTTACGCAGGCTACTAACGTTGAATTTTCGTTCAGTAGGTGGGACTTCTGTATACGCCCAAACCACTTAG
- a CDS encoding AraC family transcriptional regulator, whose translation MDIYREITPLKNQDVLVVLDSTNNGFDYPIHNHPEYELNLVMGMSGTRIVGDSTERYQDFDLVLLGPYLYHKWDGDQLLQEKGPPYRVITIQFAMDLFGSHLFQKDRFLPIRNLLTDSRRGIKFHGQCLQEAMRLMIGLTEDQGFTNIINFLQLLDLLSHAKEATLLASEGFSPQALRNSTNRIQLAYSYILKHFTNPSLRLEEVSTKLNMSPSAFSHFFRKFAFRSFSQFLIDLRIGHACKLLLDTDDTVSQISAKSGFNNLANFNRLFKKYRDCTPIVYRKRYLEKSAFDWTKQSTPWQFMPKDSRNLAHVNPTEYATRLKHY comes from the coding sequence ATGGACATCTATCGGGAAATAACCCCCTTGAAAAACCAGGATGTATTAGTGGTCCTCGATTCTACCAATAATGGCTTCGATTACCCCATTCACAATCACCCGGAGTATGAGTTGAACCTGGTGATGGGCATGTCTGGCACACGTATCGTAGGCGATTCCACCGAACGGTACCAGGACTTCGATCTGGTACTTTTAGGACCTTATCTCTACCATAAGTGGGATGGCGATCAACTGCTCCAGGAAAAGGGGCCTCCCTACCGCGTCATTACCATCCAGTTTGCGATGGATTTGTTTGGCAGTCACCTCTTTCAGAAAGATCGTTTTTTACCTATTCGCAACTTGTTGACGGATTCCCGGCGGGGCATCAAATTTCACGGGCAGTGCCTGCAGGAGGCGATGCGCCTGATGATTGGATTAACGGAAGATCAGGGCTTCACCAATATCATCAATTTTTTACAGCTTTTAGACCTGCTTTCCCACGCCAAAGAGGCTACCTTACTGGCGAGCGAAGGCTTCTCTCCCCAAGCCTTGCGCAACAGTACCAATCGGATTCAATTGGCCTACAGCTACATCTTGAAACATTTCACGAATCCTTCCCTGCGGCTGGAGGAAGTATCGACTAAGTTAAACATGAGTCCCTCGGCTTTCAGTCACTTTTTCCGCAAATTTGCCTTCCGTAGTTTTTCCCAATTCCTGATTGACCTACGCATCGGGCACGCTTGTAAACTCTTGCTCGACACCGACGACACGGTCAGTCAGATCAGTGCAAAATCGGGCTTCAACAACTTAGCTAATTTCAATCGCCTCTTCAAAAAATACCGCGACTGTACCCCCATCGTCTACCGCAAACGCTACCTAGAAAAAAGCGCCTTCGATTGGACCAAGCAGTCGACACCCTGGCAGTTTATGCCCAAAGATTCCCGCAATTTGGCCCACGTCAATCCTACGGAGTATGCGACTAGATTGAAGCATTATTAG
- a CDS encoding SusC/RagA family TonB-linked outer membrane protein — translation MSVKLGAKGHCRSTRLPSICWVLSLWFLLGMTTLQAQSFVVKGSVVEGTGQEPMIGANVVEKGTTNGVTTDLDGRFSLEVKAADATLVISYLGYDNQEVPVAGRSEIAIVLGENTKLLEEVVVTGYRKEIRSDVSSAISSIKSKDIERLVVVGIDQALQGQAPGIVVTQVTGAPGDDIAVRIRGAGSLGNNNPLYVVDGVPTTSNINMFSPSDIASIEVLKDGAAAAIYGSRAANGVVLITTKRGQPGQTVFNFEAYTGIQQPVRLPELLNAEEFLTIRNEGITNANELRNPANILPTYDMAILDTLADTDWLGLVFAPAPMQRYSLSAMGGGEQSRFFISGEYLTQDGIYQGQGFDKYQLRINGDIGNDRFRIGSNLSFSATERQVINSSGDGFGPGNEPSGIRYTLIASPLFPVYHPDGTLVKTSTELSDPTLFGDGNANPLAFNQNTDWTINRYRMFGSVFAELTLLDGLQLRTTLGGDLLFERSKLFKERLSPAIYDPTSLNEGRVFAQTLVWNNSLNFQRDFGDHRISTLLGMEAIQNHTDYLGASANNFRRNDPLFRYIDASIPEEISNVGASGIATEWALLSYFGQFTYSYKRRYVVSTAIRRDGSSRFGKNNRWGTFPSVSAAWNISNEPWFANQDFVSSLKLRASWGRLGNQEIGVYPFSSLVSVGDRVYVFGNNNNVATGANIVEIGNSNIRWETSTQTNFGMDVAFGGDRLSITADVFRKTTEDILVRVPIPQTGGATRPPFVNAASVQNEGLELGLIYKNRIGKVGYSIGANFTTLRNEVISIADSEPILGGFGLSDGSLTRTEPGHPVGSFYLWEMVGLFQSEEEIAASPFQSQFTRPGDVKFADLNGDNIIDDKDRKHVGNPFPDFTYGLNLGLNWGGFDFSMLVQGVQGNDVYFLYGNFAYETQLRGFNSYRDILDRWTPTNTDTDIPRVSVDDRNGNRRPSTRFLEDGSYLRIRNISLGYDFAQLINNEQISTMRVYCTVQNALTLTNYPGLDPEIQANANDTQGLGISSDLAVGIDWGTVPAPRTIIAGVQLKF, via the coding sequence ATGAGCGTAAAATTAGGAGCCAAAGGACACTGTAGGAGTACCCGTCTGCCGTCCATTTGTTGGGTGTTGTCCCTGTGGTTTTTACTGGGGATGACTACCCTGCAGGCGCAGTCGTTTGTGGTGAAAGGAAGCGTGGTTGAAGGTACTGGTCAGGAACCAATGATTGGAGCCAATGTTGTCGAAAAAGGAACCACCAATGGAGTGACGACGGACCTAGATGGCCGCTTTTCGTTGGAGGTAAAAGCTGCCGATGCTACCTTGGTGATTAGTTATTTGGGGTATGACAATCAGGAAGTACCTGTGGCTGGTCGTTCGGAAATAGCAATAGTGCTTGGCGAAAATACCAAGCTGCTGGAGGAAGTGGTCGTAACGGGCTACCGAAAAGAAATACGCAGCGATGTTTCCTCGGCCATCAGCTCCATAAAATCCAAAGATATTGAACGACTGGTCGTCGTGGGCATTGATCAGGCATTGCAAGGCCAGGCGCCGGGTATTGTCGTGACCCAGGTCACTGGTGCGCCTGGTGATGATATTGCGGTTCGGATTCGCGGAGCGGGATCATTGGGTAACAATAATCCGCTGTACGTAGTAGATGGTGTGCCGACCACCAGCAATATCAACATGTTTTCGCCCAGTGATATTGCCTCTATTGAAGTACTCAAAGATGGAGCTGCCGCCGCTATTTATGGTTCGCGGGCCGCTAATGGCGTCGTGCTGATCACCACTAAAAGAGGGCAACCGGGGCAGACCGTCTTCAACTTTGAGGCCTACACGGGGATACAGCAACCCGTCAGGTTACCAGAACTATTGAACGCAGAAGAATTCCTGACCATCCGCAATGAGGGGATCACCAATGCCAATGAACTCCGTAACCCTGCCAATATTCTGCCCACTTATGATATGGCGATCTTAGATACTTTAGCTGATACCGATTGGCTGGGCCTCGTTTTTGCACCGGCACCAATGCAGCGTTACTCCCTCTCGGCGATGGGCGGTGGAGAACAAAGTCGCTTTTTTATCTCCGGTGAATACCTCACCCAAGACGGTATCTACCAGGGACAGGGCTTTGATAAGTACCAGCTCCGGATCAATGGAGACATTGGCAATGACCGTTTTCGCATCGGTAGCAATCTCTCCTTTTCCGCTACAGAACGCCAGGTGATCAATTCTTCCGGGGATGGCTTTGGCCCGGGCAACGAACCCAGCGGCATTCGCTATACCCTGATTGCTTCCCCGCTATTTCCGGTCTACCATCCCGATGGTACCTTGGTCAAGACTTCTACGGAATTATCAGATCCGACGCTTTTTGGCGACGGCAATGCCAACCCGCTGGCATTCAACCAAAATACCGATTGGACCATCAACCGCTACCGGATGTTTGGTTCAGTATTCGCAGAACTTACCCTGCTTGATGGACTGCAATTGAGAACGACGCTGGGTGGCGACCTGCTCTTTGAGCGCAGCAAGCTGTTCAAGGAACGTTTGTCACCAGCGATTTACGACCCTACGTCTTTAAACGAAGGCCGGGTCTTCGCGCAAACCCTGGTGTGGAACAACTCGCTAAACTTCCAGCGTGATTTTGGCGATCATCGAATCTCTACCCTCCTCGGCATGGAGGCGATCCAGAATCATACGGATTACCTGGGAGCATCGGCCAACAATTTCCGGCGCAACGATCCGCTCTTCCGTTATATCGATGCCAGCATACCGGAAGAGATCAGCAACGTCGGAGCGTCCGGCATTGCGACGGAGTGGGCTTTGTTGTCCTATTTTGGTCAGTTTACCTATTCCTACAAACGGCGCTACGTGGTCAGTACGGCCATTCGCCGGGATGGCTCTTCCCGTTTTGGGAAAAACAATCGCTGGGGGACTTTCCCTTCCGTTTCGGCAGCCTGGAATATTTCGAACGAACCCTGGTTCGCCAACCAGGACTTTGTTTCCAGTCTGAAATTACGTGCCAGCTGGGGACGCTTGGGTAACCAGGAAATTGGGGTTTACCCCTTCAGCTCCCTGGTGAGTGTGGGTGATCGGGTCTACGTTTTTGGTAACAATAACAACGTTGCCACGGGGGCCAATATCGTGGAAATTGGTAATAGTAATATTCGCTGGGAAACCAGCACCCAGACCAATTTCGGAATGGATGTTGCTTTTGGTGGTGATCGTCTGTCCATTACGGCCGATGTGTTTCGTAAAACGACCGAAGACATCCTCGTGCGGGTTCCTATTCCCCAAACGGGTGGTGCCACACGTCCTCCTTTTGTCAATGCCGCCAGTGTTCAGAACGAAGGACTTGAGCTGGGCTTGATTTACAAAAACAGGATTGGCAAAGTGGGCTATTCCATCGGCGCAAATTTCACGACCCTGCGTAACGAAGTTATCTCGATTGCCGACAGTGAGCCCATTTTAGGAGGCTTTGGCTTGTCGGATGGATCGCTGACGCGGACGGAACCTGGCCATCCGGTAGGTTCCTTCTATCTCTGGGAGATGGTGGGCTTGTTTCAGTCGGAGGAGGAGATTGCGGCTAGTCCTTTTCAGAGCCAGTTTACCCGTCCCGGCGACGTCAAGTTTGCGGATCTCAACGGAGATAATATTATTGATGACAAAGATCGTAAGCACGTAGGCAATCCATTCCCCGACTTCACCTACGGCTTAAACCTGGGGCTCAATTGGGGCGGATTCGATTTCTCGATGCTGGTACAAGGAGTCCAAGGCAACGATGTCTATTTCCTTTACGGCAATTTTGCTTACGAAACCCAATTGCGAGGTTTCAACTCGTACCGCGATATTCTTGATCGGTGGACCCCCACCAATACCGATACCGACATCCCGCGCGTAAGCGTTGATGACCGCAATGGCAACCGCCGCCCTTCCACCCGCTTTTTGGAAGATGGCTCCTACCTGCGGATACGGAATATTTCTCTGGGCTATGATTTTGCCCAGCTGATCAACAATGAGCAGATCAGCACGATGCGCGTTTACTGCACCGTTCAGAATGCCCTGACGCTCACCAATTACCCCGGATTAGACCCCGAAATACAGGCCAATGCCAACGATACCCAAGGCTTGGGCATTTCCTCAGATCTGGCAGTGGGCATTGACTGGGGAACGGTGCCCGCACCACGGACCATCATTGCGGGTGTTCAACTTAAGTTTTAA
- a CDS encoding RagB/SusD family nutrient uptake outer membrane protein: MKLLRYILPLLMLTSCEGILDKDPIATYDAGSFFQTGDDALQALNAAYGPLLFNNDNGNFYWAFAEITSDEAITGGDGSRPGLVELEAFTYTPRTEEFNTFWKVQYEGIAQCNLVLDNIENVEVEETLRAQYTGEALFLRSYYYFLLTQVFGEVPLITELLPPDELRQPASSREEIFAQIIADCERAAPLLPVVAAAGSEGRATRGAALALASKTNLYAENWSAVLSYVSRIKDLGVYALVEDYADNYGKFTQNNSESVWEIQHANLELGLGNFLNQWWASRKIDGYGFAEVTPSFVAAFEEGDPRLPITVAMRGDEYFGRTYTNSFSSTKYSVRKYIQSDSVVTQKADGDINYTAIRYAEVLLWEAEALIELNQTAAALAPLEEVRARARAQSIEPATTLPVITTTDQAALRELLRHERQVELGFEMHRFFDLVRWGVAADSLAGFEVGKHEVFPIPQAEIDLNPMLKQNPNY, encoded by the coding sequence ATGAAACTACTACGCTATATTTTACCCTTACTGATGCTCACCTCTTGTGAAGGCATCTTAGACAAAGATCCGATTGCGACTTATGATGCAGGCAGCTTTTTCCAAACGGGCGATGACGCGCTGCAAGCACTCAATGCGGCTTATGGACCTTTGTTATTCAACAATGACAATGGTAATTTTTATTGGGCTTTCGCCGAAATAACCTCCGACGAAGCCATTACGGGAGGTGATGGTTCCCGCCCTGGTTTAGTGGAACTGGAAGCCTTCACCTATACGCCTCGGACCGAAGAGTTTAACACTTTTTGGAAAGTACAGTACGAGGGAATTGCCCAGTGTAACCTCGTGCTGGACAATATCGAAAATGTGGAGGTGGAAGAAACGCTGCGCGCCCAGTACACGGGAGAAGCACTTTTTTTGCGGTCCTATTATTACTTTTTATTGACCCAGGTATTTGGCGAAGTTCCGCTGATAACGGAGCTGTTACCTCCCGATGAGCTGCGTCAACCAGCCAGTTCGCGGGAGGAGATTTTTGCACAAATTATTGCAGATTGCGAGCGGGCTGCCCCTTTACTACCGGTCGTAGCTGCTGCCGGTAGTGAAGGTCGTGCCACGCGGGGAGCGGCTTTAGCGCTGGCGAGTAAGACCAATTTGTACGCCGAAAACTGGTCGGCAGTACTCAGCTATGTGAGCCGGATCAAAGATCTGGGCGTCTATGCATTGGTCGAAGATTATGCCGATAACTACGGCAAGTTTACCCAGAATAACAGCGAGTCGGTGTGGGAAATTCAACACGCCAACCTAGAGTTGGGCTTGGGTAATTTCCTCAATCAATGGTGGGCTTCGCGCAAAATTGATGGCTATGGCTTCGCCGAAGTTACGCCATCATTTGTGGCGGCTTTTGAAGAAGGGGATCCTCGCCTGCCCATCACGGTGGCAATGCGTGGAGATGAATACTTCGGTCGTACCTACACCAACTCATTCTCTTCTACGAAGTACAGTGTTCGAAAATATATCCAATCCGATTCGGTCGTGACGCAGAAGGCGGATGGCGACATCAACTACACGGCTATTCGCTACGCGGAAGTCTTGTTGTGGGAAGCAGAAGCGCTGATTGAATTAAACCAAACCGCCGCAGCACTGGCACCGCTGGAGGAAGTCCGAGCGCGAGCGCGAGCCCAATCCATAGAACCCGCCACGACGCTGCCCGTGATCACTACCACCGATCAGGCAGCATTGCGGGAGCTCTTGCGGCACGAACGACAAGTAGAACTGGGTTTTGAAATGCACCGGTTTTTCGATCTCGTGCGCTGGGGTGTGGCCGCAGATTCACTCGCTGGTTTTGAAGTAGGAAAGCATGAGGTATTCCCGATTCCACAAGCGGAAATTGACTTGAACCCCATGCTTAAACAGAATCCGAACTACTAA
- a CDS encoding LamG-like jellyroll fold domain-containing protein, whose amino-acid sequence MMKQILWLVCLLPLALAGQSGQVAIPRVEAMPNQPAPYNLLDWKTVALEYDEMIYDTELTGQYLPLCFVEPSGVNYPLSPTFRLHTYVGTFSPLGNEAINVLPSLVGATLVGQNKQNQFGRNWVQMSQNFYNKANGENIYLNAPSTSSGNDWWYDMMPNVYFYQLYDLYPDLGGEADFQFTTIADKMLAAIKAMGGGATPWSVPYLNYRAWSFTEMTPNAQGVPEPEAAGAFAWLLYQAWNETGNEAYLQGAEWALDFLEDWSANPSYELQLPYGTLTAARMNAELGTNYDVEKMLNWSFDRGPLRGWGTIVGNWNGFDVSGLVGEANDNGNDYAFQLNGVQQAAALVPAVRYDKRFARAIGKWVLNLANATRLFYPGFLPSFLQDASEWSMANDPQQVIGYEALRENWNGQSPFSTGDALGGNWAATNLSLYSTGSIGYLGAIIEPTEVQRILQLDLLKTDFFAAAAYPTYLYYNPYGQTETITLALGDEPVDVYDALTEAFVAQSVSGDLSVALLADAARMLVICPAGGAITYDENKMLIDGVVVDYQQTAQAYTAAPRFRGLAAEDSPLAVSTSTTVYATVQDIDSDALSYTWSASAGTFMDNGASIVYTAPTNEGAVDIQCIVGDEAGNLDTAMLVLPIVPEINLAPEIISIEKSAPYTLPQGMVTFTCVATDEAPQSLSYSWSASGGIISGNGATASWDAPAGEGVIEIEVVVTDDEGQSTTATTEILVRNFVSTGGDIIAHYPFTGNALDISGNELHGQNNGALLTTDLLGASNNAYYFNGGSQHIAVENMPILNVQEAITVSGWLEMNALLEREAFVVSHGSWQNRWKISITPQQQLRWTVNTLTGTRDLDILAPLAVDEFYHFAATYDGEYLALYLNGELAAYRAADGLIRTTTFPLLIGQMLPGQPEYNFKGVIDEVKIFDHALTPAEVATLYQGGVTPNTEPIALTEEQLLAYPNPVENSLYLHWAAARNQEGHIEVFDVLGRSVYRQKTTSDTEQIAVEHWPEGHYHLIWSSPLGRSVSTVIKI is encoded by the coding sequence ATGATGAAACAAATACTATGGTTGGTGTGCTTGCTACCGCTGGCCCTGGCCGGGCAGTCTGGTCAAGTGGCAATTCCTCGAGTGGAAGCGATGCCTAATCAGCCAGCACCTTATAACTTGCTGGATTGGAAAACCGTCGCCTTGGAATACGATGAAATGATCTACGATACGGAACTGACGGGGCAATACTTACCCCTCTGTTTTGTGGAGCCAAGCGGGGTCAACTATCCACTCAGTCCCACCTTTCGGCTGCATACCTACGTAGGTACTTTTTCGCCACTGGGCAATGAAGCCATTAACGTATTGCCATCCCTGGTGGGGGCAACGCTGGTGGGCCAGAACAAGCAAAATCAGTTTGGTCGCAATTGGGTACAGATGAGCCAGAACTTTTACAATAAAGCCAACGGCGAAAATATCTATCTCAATGCCCCCTCTACCAGTAGTGGGAATGACTGGTGGTACGACATGATGCCCAATGTCTACTTTTATCAACTCTACGACTTGTACCCGGATCTCGGCGGGGAGGCTGACTTTCAGTTCACCACTATCGCCGATAAAATGTTGGCGGCCATCAAAGCGATGGGCGGTGGTGCTACTCCCTGGTCGGTTCCTTACCTCAATTATCGGGCCTGGAGTTTTACCGAAATGACGCCCAATGCTCAGGGCGTTCCCGAGCCCGAAGCTGCTGGTGCCTTCGCCTGGTTGCTGTACCAAGCCTGGAATGAAACTGGCAACGAAGCATACCTGCAAGGCGCAGAGTGGGCGCTGGACTTCCTGGAAGACTGGTCAGCTAATCCTTCCTACGAGTTGCAATTGCCTTACGGAACGCTCACTGCCGCCCGAATGAACGCAGAATTGGGCACCAACTATGATGTGGAGAAGATGCTCAACTGGTCATTCGATCGTGGTCCCCTGCGGGGCTGGGGTACTATTGTGGGCAATTGGAACGGCTTCGATGTCTCCGGTTTGGTGGGGGAGGCCAATGACAATGGCAACGATTATGCTTTTCAGCTGAATGGCGTGCAACAAGCCGCAGCATTGGTGCCAGCGGTGCGTTACGATAAGCGTTTTGCGCGCGCCATTGGCAAGTGGGTACTGAATTTAGCCAATGCGACCCGCCTTTTTTACCCAGGATTTTTACCGAGTTTCCTTCAGGATGCCTCGGAGTGGTCCATGGCCAATGATCCTCAACAGGTGATTGGCTACGAGGCTTTACGCGAAAACTGGAACGGGCAATCTCCTTTCTCTACCGGTGATGCTTTAGGCGGCAATTGGGCGGCCACGAATCTTTCCCTCTACAGTACAGGCTCCATCGGTTACCTCGGAGCGATCATCGAACCTACGGAAGTACAGCGCATCCTACAGTTGGATCTATTGAAAACCGATTTCTTCGCCGCCGCCGCTTATCCGACCTATTTGTACTATAACCCTTACGGGCAAACGGAGACCATCACCCTCGCCTTAGGCGATGAGCCGGTTGATGTTTATGATGCCCTGACCGAGGCATTTGTGGCACAAAGTGTAAGTGGCGACTTGAGTGTCGCCCTATTGGCGGATGCTGCTCGGATGCTGGTGATTTGTCCGGCAGGAGGAGCAATTACTTACGATGAAAATAAAATGCTCATTGATGGTGTCGTGGTGGATTACCAGCAGACTGCGCAGGCTTATACGGCGGCTCCTCGTTTCAGAGGTTTAGCGGCGGAAGATTCGCCATTGGCGGTTTCTACTTCTACCACCGTCTACGCCACTGTGCAAGATATTGATAGTGATGCACTGAGTTACACGTGGTCGGCTAGCGCGGGCACTTTTATGGATAATGGTGCAAGCATTGTTTACACCGCGCCGACGAACGAAGGAGCAGTAGACATTCAGTGTATTGTTGGAGATGAGGCCGGCAACCTGGATACGGCCATGCTGGTTCTGCCTATTGTTCCGGAAATCAATCTCGCTCCGGAGATTATTTCCATAGAAAAAAGTGCACCATATACGCTTCCACAAGGTATGGTCACCTTTACTTGTGTGGCGACGGATGAAGCTCCGCAAAGTTTAAGCTACAGCTGGTCGGCCAGTGGAGGTATCATCAGCGGCAACGGAGCTACAGCCAGTTGGGATGCTCCCGCAGGAGAAGGGGTCATCGAAATTGAAGTGGTTGTTACCGACGACGAGGGGCAAAGCACCACGGCCACTACGGAAATACTGGTACGCAACTTCGTCTCCACCGGAGGGGATATTATTGCCCATTATCCCTTTACGGGGAATGCGCTTGATATCAGTGGCAATGAGCTGCACGGTCAGAACAATGGTGCACTCCTGACTACTGACTTGTTGGGCGCCAGCAACAATGCTTACTACTTCAACGGCGGCAGCCAGCATATTGCGGTGGAGAACATGCCGATCTTGAACGTTCAGGAAGCTATTACCGTAAGTGGCTGGTTGGAAATGAACGCACTGCTGGAGCGCGAAGCCTTCGTCGTTTCCCACGGCAGTTGGCAGAATCGCTGGAAAATCTCTATCACCCCGCAGCAACAATTACGCTGGACGGTGAATACCCTCACTGGAACGCGAGATTTAGACATCCTAGCACCTTTAGCAGTGGACGAATTCTATCATTTTGCCGCTACTTACGACGGCGAATACCTGGCTTTGTATCTCAACGGTGAACTAGCTGCCTACCGAGCTGCTGATGGATTAATACGTACGACTACCTTCCCACTATTGATTGGTCAGATGCTACCAGGCCAACCCGAATACAACTTTAAAGGGGTGATTGATGAGGTGAAAATTTTCGATCACGCCCTTACACCTGCAGAAGTGGCTACGCTTTACCAAGGGGGCGTAACTCCCAATACCGAACCCATCGCATTGACGGAAGAGCAACTCTTGGCCTACCCCAATCCCGTAGAAAACTCCCTTTATCTACATTGGGCCGCAGCCAGGAATCAAGAAGGACACATTGAAGTCTTCGACGTATTAGGTCGGAGCGTATACCGCCAAAAAACGACAAGTGATACCGAACAGATCGCGGTGGAGCACTGGCCGGAAGGTCATTATCACCTGATTTGGAGTAGCCCATTGGGTCGCTCAGTGAGTACCGTAATTAAAATTTAA